Proteins encoded within one genomic window of Scheffersomyces stipitis CBS 6054 chromosome 3, complete sequence:
- the COX11 gene encoding Cytochrome oxidase assembly factor COX11 (cytochrome-c oxidase assembly protein; Mitochondrial membrane protein required for insertion of Cu(B) and magnesium during assembly of cytochrome c oxidase; Posttranslational modification, protein turnover, chaperones~go_function copper ion binding~go_function copper ion binding), which yields MLGIRSLSLRTVKVHLVPARVSRLLANARSAERAHLDKLNKEREERQKFRNRTAAYYTASLGVVFLSLAFAAVPIYRAICQRTGWGGIPITDTTRFTPDKLIPLDTNKRIRIQFTCQSSGILPWKFTPLQREVYVVPGETALAFYRAKNMSKEDIIGMATYSVTPDHVAPYFNKIQCFCFEEQRLSAGEEVDMPVFFFIDPEFAKDPAMRNIDDVVLHYSFFKAAYSEGELAAVPVASIEMKATVA from the exons ATGTTGGGAATACGTTCGTTATCTTTAAGAACAGTCAAGGTGCACCTTGTGCCAGCTAGGGTGTCCCGTTTGC TTGCAAATGCGAGAAGCGCAGAAAGAGCTCATTTAGATAAGTTAAACaaggaaagagaagagagacagaagttcagaaacagaactgCTGCCTACTACACTGCTTCATTAGGAGttgtctttctttcacTTGCCTTTGCAGCTGTTCCCATTTATAGAGCCATTTGTCAAAGAACCGGATGGGGTGGTATACCAATTACCGATACTACTAGATTCACGCCCGACAAGTTGATTCCTCTTGACACTAACAAGAGAATCAGAATCCAGTTCACCTGTCAATCTTCTGGTATCTTGCCATGGAAGTTCACTCCTTTGCAACGTGAAGTTTATGTAGTTCCGGGAGAAACAGCTTTGGCTTTCTACAGAGCTAAAAACATGTCTAAGGAAGACATAATCGGTATGGCCACCTATTCGGTCACCCCAGACCATGTGGCACCttacttcaacaagatccagTGTTTCTGCtttgaagaacagagaTTGAGTGcaggagaagaagtcgatATGCCTgtgttcttctttattgACCCAGAATTTGCAAAGGATCCAGCCATGAGAAACATAGACGATGTTGTTTTGCATtactccttcttcaaggcaGCTTACTCCGAAGGAGAACTTGCCGCAGTTCCCGTTGCTTCCATAGAAATGAAAGCCACTGTTGCTTGA
- the FRE1.4 gene encoding ferric reductase transmembrane component (6 domains)(Ferric-chelate reductase) (Ferric reductase, NADH/NADPH oxidase transmembrane component (FRE10) (FRE2) (FRE11) (FRE1)~go_function oxidoreductase activity~go_component membrane~go_process electron transport), with translation MVAINKLALAAVFMGLTQAEVAFHINRKKEFAVQACTALVGKTATYFLPTDKVGYCNVNNQPALGTYAYCIEQIPYKDARKNFLDSCAPFHLTEEQYLDAYHNASNYLTNTTADPSFNISKVYNKPAILSKKKIIGAWDSEVGRWYNYNYAAWFGIALICYWYFVMLVAGLCNLTYFIAPNFVKSLTGGISNTFRKTISLPATFGKTHAHHKQFLRYILILIPTRLESILVFVWISLAIILSAILFHHDSPNVIWPQGPSTEIGRKVADRSGLIVGWLSPSLILFAGRNNFMQWLSGWTYSRFILVHKWMSRIAFLLCVVHGVGMTFNGKGLGKYDTRNAQIYVRTGYVALIAASIMVFQSLLVFRRTNYELFLLVHIAMALLFIAGAWHHTANDGYHQWYIASAAVWAFDRVVRIGRLFSFGVRSAQVELIANETLKVSVSRPAYWKPFPGCHAFIHFLKPTMFWQSHPFTIVDSAIDTNTITFYLKVKGGITHGLYQYLSKQPDNKATIKVSVEGPYGAPISIKKYENSVFIAGGNGVPGLYYEATDIAKKNEKTNIKFYWVIRHYRSVEWFYAELCKLKQMGIETIIYVTQPHVGLTNPIVSKNIDSSEDEEEQQEKGAGSESDDYISVLKKDLSHIEFREGRPDVYNIVDESIKEANGPIAFATCAHATMVDDARKSVRDNLQATKYRVELFEQIQMW, from the coding sequence ATGGTGGCTATTAACAAGTTGGCATTGGCTGCGGTCTTCATGGGCTTGACACAAGCCGAGGTAGCCTTTCATATTAACCGTAAAAAGGAATTCGCTGTTCAAGCTTGTACTGCTCTTGTGGGTAAAACAGCTACCTACTTCCTTCCAACTGATAAAGTTGGTTACTGTAACGTCAATAACCAACCAGCCTTGGGTACCTATGCTTACTGTATCGAACAAATTCCTTACAAGGATGCAAGAAAGAACTTTTTAGATTCTTGTGCACCTTTCCACTTAACCGAAGAACAGTACTTGGACGCATACCACAATGCCTCCAACTACTTGACCAACACAACTGCTGATCCTAGCTTCAATATATCAAAGGTCTACAACAAGCCTGCTATTTTGagtaagaagaagatcattGGAGCCTGGGATTCTGAAGTTGGTAGATGGTACAATTATAACTATGCTGCTTGGTTCGGTATTGCCTTAATCTGTTACTGGTACTTCGTTATGTTGGTTGCTGGTCTCTGTAACTTGACGTACTTCATCGCTCCTAATTTTGTCAAGTCATTGACTGGGGGTATTTCTAACACCTTCAGAAAGACCATTTCTTTGCCAGCAACATTTGGTAAGACTCACGCTCACCATAAGCAATTTTTGCGTTACATTCTTATTTTAATTCCAACTAGATTGGAATCAATCTTGGTTTTTGTCTGGATAAGTTTGGCAATCATCTTATCAGCTATTCTCTTCCATCACGATAGTCCCAACGTCATTTGGCCACAGGGTCCTCTGACagaaattggaagaaaggTTGCCGATAGATCTGGATTGATTGTCGGTTGGCTCTCTCCAtccttgatcttgtttGCTGGTAGAAACAATTTCATGCAATGGTTATCGGGCTGGACATATTCCAGATTTATCTTGGTTCACAAGTGGATGTCTAGAATTGCATTTCTCTTGTGTGTCGTTCACGGTGTTGGTATGACCTTTAATGGTAAAGGTCTTGGTAAGTACGATACACGTAACGCTCAAATCTATGTTCGTACTGGTTACGTGGCTCTTATAGCTGCTTCTATCATGGTCTTCCAGTCCCTTTTGGTattcagaagaacaaacTACGAATTGTTCTTACTTGTTCACATTGCCATGGCCCTCTTGTTCATTGCAGGAGCATGGCATCACACTGCAAATGATGGTTACCACCAATGGTACATCGCCTCTGCCGCTGTTTGGGCTTTTGATCGTGTTGtaagaattggaagattgttttcttttggTGTTCGTTCTGCACAAGTTGAGTTGATTGCCAACGAAACCTTGAAGGTCAGTGTCTCTAGACCAGCTTACTGGAAGCCTTTCCCAGGTTGTCACGCCTTCATTCATTTCCTTAAGCCAACCATGTTCTGGCAATCTCATCCATTCACCATTGTTGATTCTGCTATTGATACCAATACCATCACTTTTTACTTAAAGGTTAAGGGAGGTATTACCCATGGTTTATACCAGTACTTGTCCAAGCAACCAGACAACAAAGCCACCATCAAGGTTTCTGTTGAGGGACCATATGGTGCCCCAATTTCTATTAAGAAGTACGAAAATTCGGTTTTCATTGCCGGTGGTAATGGTGTTCCAGGTCTCTATTATGAAGCAACTGATATTgccaagaagaacgaaAAGACAAACATTAAGTTCTATTGGGTTATTCGTCACTACAGAAGTGTTGAATGGTTCTATGCCGAATTATGCAAGCTTAAGCAAATGGGCATTGAAACAATTATTTATGTCACACAGCCTCATGTTGGATTGACCAACCCAATTGTTTCTAAGAATATCGACTCTagtgaagatgaagaagagcagCAAGAAAAGGGTGCTGGATCGGAATCTGATGACTACATCTcagtcttgaagaaggactTGTCGCACATCGAATTCAGAGAAGGAAGACCAGACGTCTACAACATTGTTGACGAAAGCATAAAGGAAGCTAACGGCCCAATTGCATTTGCTACTTGTGCCCATGCTACTATGGTTGACGATGCCAGAAAGTCTGTCAGAGATAACCTTCAAGCCACTAAGTACAGAGTTGAGTTGtttgaacaaattcaaatGTGGTAA
- the CAD4 gene encoding cinnamyl-alcohol dehydrogenase (conserved hypothetical protein of the cinnamyl-alcohol dehydrogenase family), producing MSQQLVLVTGGTGHAGNFIIDLLLKEGYKVRTSIRSLAKEQQLRGLYEDVFGKELVDKNLEIFAADLGNDANWEENLQGVDYVLHVASPFPLQQPENPDDLIIPAREGSLRILRLAANVSSIKQVILTSSFASVGYGHDPNRTEPFTEKDWTNVEKDQPPYLLSKVLAEKAAWDFVEENKPHYHFTVICPCGIFGPAYGKTKQLSTSLELIRLTLNGSFKEVGVPIYRFGVIDVRDLAKIQVQCINNPKVYNERFLLATGKTFNFLEVAQIIAKAVPKELAENIPTKEMDGPQEPYKSISVQKVKTTFNWEPISSPEESVITSAKSVIALGL from the coding sequence ATGtctcaacaacttgtcCTAGTCACCGGTGGCACTGGCCATGCTGGTAATTTTATCATTGATTTGTTGCTCAAGGAAGGCTACAAGGTTAGAACTTCTATTAGAAGCTTGGCTAAAGAGCAACAATTGCGTGGTCTCTACGAAGATGTCTTCGGAAAGGAACTCGTTGACAAgaatttggaaatttttGCTGCtgatcttggaaatgaCGCTAATTGGGAAGAGAATTTACAGGGAGTTGACTACGTTCTTCACGTCGCTTCTCCATTCCCATTACAACAACCTGAAAATCCAGACGACCTTATTATTCCTGCCAGAGAAGGTTCATTGAGAATCCTCAGGTTGGCTGCTAATGTAAGCTCAATCAAGCAGGTTATTTTGACCTCATCGTTTGCTTCTGTTGGATACGGTCATGATCCAAACCGTACGGAACCATTCACTGAAAAGGACTGGACCAATGTGGAAAAGGATCAACCACCATATCTTTTATCGAAAGTTTTGGCCGAGAAAGCAGCTTGGGACTTcgtagaagaaaataagCCTCACTACCATTTCACAGTTATATGTCCCTGTGGTATTTTTGGACCAGCTTATGGTAAAACCAAGCAGCTTTCCACAtctttggaattgattAGGTTGACCCTTAACGGATCTTTCAAGGAAGTCGGCGTTCCAATCTACAGATTTGGGGTTATTGATGTTAGAGACCTCGCCAAAATCCAAGTCCAGTGCATCAACAACCCCAAAGTATACAACGAGAGATTCTTATTGGCTACAGGTAAAaccttcaatttcttggaagTGGCTCAAATCATCGCAAAGGCTGTTCCAAAAGAACTTGCTGAAAACATTCCAACGAAAGAGATGGATGGTCCACAGGAACCATACAAGTCCATCAGTGTACAAAAGGTTAAAACCACATTTAACTGGGAACCAATCAGCTCTCCAGAGGAATCAGTTATTACTTCGGCCAAGTCTGTCATTGCCCTTGGGTTGTAG
- a CDS encoding predicted protein, whose protein sequence is MVYFPPTPTVDTHDKADLVVLAERAPSSSDPCKHSNAHGCTKPVAENSLTIALAVVIPVVVIMAILGFFLYKNYRKDKKEAMEHDPDFDENGEATALPDFPKGRPFPMEDPFHNRNSVRYPQSGFNRSTPSLVATTHGDPYLDNFVLPYHHQTGSKVSLDDYARNFGSNPGYSNRVSVARTRDSSLSGFHVPNLSSIPTNTNTNTSPQKSHLRKELSENSISKSPVKRVGDREYTNIPNVSTPSFRHDVTTIKLPGDAESTSSEDDEKDHSSEGLIHHNSEKFAVSYENESDNLRESSSQSFESVHNDHRDRSMNDQSQSGSRSPFDDNDPHTIDTTAQTADLIEGVNTEKKDARPNKELEKQ, encoded by the coding sequence ATGGTATATTTCCCACCCACACCTACTGTAGATACACATGATAAGGCcgatcttgttgttttgGCTGAAAGGGCCCCATCCTCCTCTGATCCGTGCAAACACAGCAACGCTCACGGATGTACAAAGCCAGTGGCCGAAAATAGCTTGACCATCGCTTTAGCCGTTGTGATTCCCGTTGTCGTCATTATGGCCATTCTTGGGTTTTTCCTCTACAAAAACTACCGGAAGGACAAAAAGGAAGCCATGGAACACGATCCAGACTTTGACGAAAACGGGGAAGCTACGGCTTTGCCCGATTTCCCTAAGGGACGGCCATTCCCCATGGAAGATCCTTTCCATAACAGAAACTCCGTCAGATACCCCCAGTCTGGATTTAATCGTTCCACTCCTTCGTTGGTGGCTACAACTCATGGAGATCCATATTTGGACAACTTCGTGTTACCTTACCATCATCAAACTGGCTCCAAGGTTTCTTTGGACGATTACGCTCGCAACTTCGGCAGCAATCCCGGCTACTCGAATAGAGTTTCTGTAGCAAGAACTAGAGACTCCAGCTTGAGTGGATTCCATGTCCCCAACCTTCTGTCTATTCCCACGAATACTAATACCAACACTTCTCCACAGAAGTCTCACTTACGAAAGGAATTACTGGAAAACTCGATTAGCAAGAGTCCGGTGAAAAGAGTTGGTGATAGAGAATACACTAACATTCCCAACGTCTCTACTCCTAGCTTCAGACACGATGTCACCACTATCAAGCTCCCAGGGGACGCTGAATCTACTAGctcagaagatgatgaaaaagaCCATTCTTCTGAAGGCTTGATCCATCACAACTCCGAGAAGTTTGCCGTGAGCTACGAAAATGAGTCAGACAACTTGCGTGAAAGCAGCTCTCAGTCTTTTGAAAGTGTTCACAACGATCACAGAGACAGAAGCATGAACGACCAGTCGCAGTCTGGAAGTAGGTCGCCTTTCGATGACAATGATCCTCATACCATTGATACCACTGCTCAAACGGCAGATCTTATAGAAGGTGTTAATactgaaaagaaggatGCCAGACCTAACAAAGAACTCGAGAAGCAG
- the CAN1 gene encoding arginine permease (go_component membrane~go_process transport) has translation MDNDYEDAEDAEDEGEDEEEDEDEVEDEDSEVIPKDEIKRSLKARQISMIAIGGSIGTGLFISTGSTLADAGPVSALISFLFMTTLAFSVTQSLGEMATLIPVAGSFTQFVTRWCSPALGAANGWNYWFSWAITFALELSVVGQIIQKWTDAVPLEAWISIFFVLLTVFNLFPVKYYGEVEFWIAFIKVIAVFGWIIYAFVMVCGGGETGPVGFRYWRNPGPWGPGILVENKNTGRFLGWLASLISAAFTFQGTELVGISAGESSNPRKTVPSAIRKVLFRILVFYVLCMLFIGLLVPYDDPKLSANGSYTASSPFIVAMQNSGTKVLPDVFNAVVLMTIVSAGNSNVYCGSRILYGLAQSGVAPKVFKKTTKQGVPYVSVIFTALFGLLGFLATSSRGNEAFNWLLNIIATSGMIAWGFISYTHIRFMNVLKSRNISRDSLPFKAKFMPFNAYYAAIAIFILVFVQGFQCFFDFTATGFFTAYVSLILFVVCFIVFHFVFNGFGRKSFEWSSFLVPLDECDIDTGVREIEEMEWEENEPTNIWQKFWSWVS, from the exons ATGGACAATGACTACGAGGACGCCGAAGATGCCGAAGACGAAGGTGAGGACGAAGAGgaggacgaagatgaagtcgaagatgaagattctg aagtaaTTCCTAAGgatgaaatcaagagaAGCTTGAAGGCTAGACAAATTTCCATGATTGCAATAGGTGGGAGTATTGGTACTGGTTTATTCATCTCTACAGGTTCAACTCTTGCTGATGCGGGTCCAGTATCAGCCCTTATatctttcttgttcatgaCAACGTTAGCATTTTCAGTTACCCAATCTTTGGGAGAAATGGCAACTTTAATCCCCGTTGCTGGATCTTTCACCCAATTTGTTACCAGATGGTGCTCCCCTGCTCTAGGTGCTGCCAATGGTTGGAACTATTGGTTCTCGTGGGCCATTACTTTTGCCTTGGAATTGTCTGTTGTTGGCCAGATTATTCAGAAGTGGACCGATGCTGTTCCACTCGAAGCTTGGATCagtatcttcttcgttttgTTGACAGTGTTCAACCTTTTCCCAGTCAAATACTATGGTGAAGTTGAGTTTTGGATTGCTTTTATCAAAGTGATAGCAGTATTTGGTTGGATAATTTATGCTTTCGTTATGGTCTGCGGAGGTGGTGAAACGGGTCCAGTTGGTTTCAGATACTGGAGGAATCCCGGCCCTTGGGGACCTGGTATTTTGgttgaaaacaaaaacacAGGCAGATTTTTGGGTTGGTTAGCTTCTTTGATCAGTGCTGCATTTACATTCCAAGGTACCGAGTTGGTTGGAATTTCAGCTGGAGAAAGTAGCAACCCTAGGAAAACTGTACCATCTGCTATCAGAAAGGTCTTATTCAGAATTTTGGTATTCTACGTTTTGTGTATGCTCTTTATTGGATTATTAGTACCATACGATGATCCAAAGCTTTCTGCCAACGGAAGCTACACTGCCTCTTCCCCATTCATTGTTGCTATGCAAAATTCAGGAACTAAGGTTTTGCCAGATGTCTTCAATGCTGTAGTATTGATGACAATTGTCTCAGCTGGAAATTCTAACGTTTACTGCGGATCACGTATTTTGTATGGTTTAGCACAATCTGGTGTTGCACCCAAAGTTTTTAAGAAGACCACAAAGCAAGGTGTACCATACGTTTCCGTTATTTTCACTGCCTTGTTTGGTTTATTGGGATTCTTGGCCACTTCCTCTAGAGGCAATGAAGCCTTCAAttggttgttgaacatcatTGCTACTTCTGGAATGATTGCCTGGGGTTTTATCAGTTACACACACATTAGATTCATGAATGTGTTGAAATCCAGAAACATCAGCCGTGACTCTTTGCCGTTCAAGGCCAAATTTATGCCTTTCAATGCTTACTATGCTGCAATTGCTATTTTCATTTTGGTATTTGTCCAAGGGTTCCAAtgtttctttgatttcacTGCTACTGGTTTCTTCACCGCATATGTTTCGCttattctttttgttgTGTGTTTCATAGTGTTCCACTTCGTTTTCAACGgctttggaagaaaatcCTTCGAATGGTCATCATTCTTGGTGCCTCTTGATGAATGTGATATTGATACTGGAGTAAGAGagatagaagaaatggaatgGGAAGAGAACGAGCCAACAAATATATGGCAGAAATTCTGGAGCTGGGTTTCGTAA
- a CDS encoding predicted protein, giving the protein MSTESQVVPSGTSQNLLNDKWDVVLSNTLIKTGLGFGGGVLASILLFKRRSFPVWLGIGFGLGRGYSEGDAIFRSNHGLRTVKA; this is encoded by the coding sequence ATGTCTACTGAATCTCAAGTTGTTCCATCTGGTACTTCGCAAAACTTATTGAACGATAAGTGGGATGTTGTCTTGTCCAACACTTTGATCAAGACCGGTTTAGGTTTCGGTGGAGGTGTATTGGCATCCatattgttgttcaagagaaGATCATTCCCAGTTTGGTTGGGTATTGGTTTTGGCTTGGGTAGAGGCTACTCTGAAGGAGATGCTATTTTCAGATCCAACCACGGCTTGAGAACTGTGAAAGCATAA
- a CDS encoding predicted protein: MSDEGIEQILNGDIDLYEFLEVQPSNSKPEIRRQYRRKALIYHPDKEGGDAHKFDLLLKAYEILVNDELKNQYDQIKAIKKRKQTSREQLLNLTRQFQEELEKAEKSAQDELNFVNRRKRQNDLEKLKEEGLKRRRTLEEKLTAKSTSKTVTRKYTSFEEIPIKRRITFDDPTSNSSTTNQRLKIKWKYKSELKGLITEDVIKQIMEIFGKVSHVQLLKSKDKHPRYSYALITYENSEDSEKALSYNYRESARLWDGTNVRKLASLLRDCVIVDESKEKDDGIIDKIKGNVNLPADFKLSSIHKPKIDSILNNFTLTHLENLQKM, translated from the coding sequence ATGAGTGATGAGGGTATAGAGCAGATATTGAATGGGGATATAGATCTATACGAGTTCCTAGAAGTACAGCCGTCGAACTCAAAGCCCGAGATCAGAAGACAGTACAGACGCAAAGCTTTGATATATCATCCAGATAAAGAAGGGGGAGATGCCCATAAGTTCGACTTGCTTTTGAAAGCGTACGAAATTCTCGTCAACGATGAGCTCAAGAACCAGTATGACCAAATTAAGGCAATAAAGAAACGAAAACAGACTAGTAGAgagcaattgttgaatttgacTAGACAGTTCCAGGAAGAATTAGAGAAAGCAGAGAAACTGGCACAGGACGAATTGAACTTTGTCAATAGACGAAAGAGGCAGAatgacttggaaaagttgaaggaagaaggcttgaaacgaagaagaacgCTCGAGGAGAAACTTACTGCAAAGAGCACATCTAAAACTGTTACGAGAAAGTATacttcttttgaagaaataccGATCAAACGTCGCATCACATTCGATGacccaacttcaaattccAGCACAACAAACCAAAGGTTGAAAATTAAATGGAAGTATAAGTCTGAACTAAAAGGTCTCATAACAGAAGATGTGATCAAGCAAATCATGGAGATATTCGGCAAAGTGAGCCATGTACAATTATTGAAATCAAAGGATAAACATCCCAGATATAGCTACGCTTTGATCACTTACGAAAATTCCGAAGACAGTGAAAAAGCTTTACTGTACAACTACAGAGAATCGGCCAGACTATGGGATGGAACCAATGTCAGAAAGCTAGCTAGCTTACTAAGAGACTGTGTTATTGTAGATGAatccaaagaaaaagatgatGGAATTATAGACAAAATCAAAGGGAATGTCAATTTGCCAGCAGATTTCAAATTGCTGAGTATTCACAAACCTAAAATAGATTCgattttgaataatttcACGTTAACCCACCTAGAGAATCTACAAAAAATGTAA
- a CDS encoding predicted protein (go_function O-sialoglycoprotein endopeptidase activity~go_process proteolysis and peptidolysis), protein MTVDLDKYVKPGRDYYIALGLEGSANKLGVGIIRQPVGQLSQTNRAEVLSNVRDTYVTPPGEGFLPRDTARHHRNWVVRIIKRALSEAKVTGADLDCICFTQGPGMGAPLQSVVVAARTLAQLWELPLVGVNHCVGHIEMGREITGADNPVVLYVSGGNTQVIAYSKQRYRIFGETLDIAIGNCLDRFARTLKIPNEPAPGYNIEQMAKKGKHLVNLPYTVKGMDLSMSGILAHVDGLAKDMFGKQGKKLVDEETGELITAEDLCFSLQEILYSMLVEITERALAHVNSNQVLIVGGVGSNERLQEMMKLMIQDRKNGQIYATDERFCIDNGIMIAHAGLLSYRTGQTNDLWNTVCTQRFRTDEVFVKWRDD, encoded by the coding sequence ATGACAGTAGATCTCGATAAATACGTGAAGCCTGGTAGAGACTATTATATTGCACTTGGACTAGAAGGTTCAGCCAACAAGTTAGGAGTGGGAATTATCAGACAACCAGTGGGCCAATTGTCGCAGACTAACCGAGCAGAAGTCCTCCTGAATGTTAGAGATACATATGTCACTCCTCCAGGAGAAGGCTTCCTTCCTCGGGATACAGCCAGACATCACCGAAACTGGGTAGTGAGAATTATTAAAAGAGCATTGAGCGAAGCCAAAGTCACGGGAGCAGACCTTGACTGTATTTGTTTCACCCAGGGCCCTGGAATGGGTGCTCCATTACAGAGTGTAGTTGTTGCTGCTCGTACATTGGCCCAGTTATGGGAGTTGCCTCTAGTTGGAGTAAATCACTGCGTGGGCCACATTGAGATGGGAAGAGAGATCACCGGAGCCGACAACCCCGTAGTTTTATATGTCAGTGGTGGAAATACGCAGGTGATTGCATATTCTAAACAGAGATACAGAATCTTTGGAGAAACGCTTGATATCGCCATAGGGAATTGTTTGGACAGATTTGCTAGAACACTCAAGATACCGAACGAGCCTGCGCCAGGATACAACATCGAACAAATGGCCAAAAAGGGTAAACATTTGGTCAACTTACCTTATACTGTAAAAGGAATGGACTTGTCAATGTCTGGGATATTGGCCCATGTAGACGGCTTGGCCAAGGACATGTTTGGCAAACAGGGTAAAAAGCTCGTAGACGAAGAAACAGGAGAACTTATTACTGCGGAGGATCTTTGCTTCTCTCTTCAGGAGATCTTGTACTCTATGTTGGTAGAAATCACAGAACGTGCTTTAGCCCATGTGAATAGTAACCAGGTGTTGATTGTAGGTGGTGTAGGGTCCAACGAGCGGTTACAAgagatgatgaagttgatgatcCAAGATAGGAAAAACGGCCAGATCTATGCCACCGACGAAAGATTCTGTATAGATAACGGCATAATGATAGCTCATGCCGGGTTGTTGAGTTACAGAACCGGTCAGACAAACGACCTCTGGAACACTGTCTGTACACAGAGATTCAGAACTGACGAAGTATTTGTAAAATGGAGAGATGACTAG
- a CDS encoding predicted protein yields MASLNYFLDRTEQSIRSIQSQTFASPGIFTNAVVKKPNIMALLKDPTSDERSLYKISKPRMKTTKASTEIRRRKRAALADEFMEIKPERVDGKSTYVDRSFYGVDNAAETNEEKEEVVKRTVVQLPELSYDFPAINKNVTHSNVPSSPTKSGIPTSNAYFALSSPEEADPSKLIDQVLTLLQKYPTLIVNQEGIMEKLNAHQTDYVQLQEQINQLENEIETQKKQLNILNINYNDITSPIRSESSGHMRTRESFEDEIDIDEYIAKEEQEIEELENQLNERQKI; encoded by the coding sequence ATGGCATCACTCAACTATTTTCTCGACAGAACAGAGCAATCAATCCGTTCAATACAATCACAGACGTTTGCGTCTCCTGGAATCTTTACCAATGCTGTAGTCAAAAAGCCCAATATCATGGCGCTTCTCAAGGATCCAACTTCAGACGAAAGATCGCTCTACAAGATCAGCAAACCCAGaatgaagacaacaaaAGCAAGCACAGAAATTCGCCGCAGGAAAAGAGCAGCACTTGCTGACGAATTTATGGAAATTAAGCCCGAAAGAGTGGATGGCAAATCTACATATGTAGATCGTAGTTTTTATGGAGTGGATAATGCAGCTGAAACcaatgaagagaaagaagaagttgtaaAACGCACCGTTGTTCAACTACCAGAATTGAGTTACGATTTTCCAGCCATAAATAAGAATGTAACTCATTCCAAtgttccttcttctcctaCCAAAAGTGGTATTCCTACTTCAAACGCTTATTTTGCGTTGCTGTCGCCTGAAGAAGCTGATCCTAGTAAATTGATAGACCAGGTTTTGACTTTACTTCAGAAGTACCCTACATTGATTGTCAATCAGGAGGGTATcatggagaagttgaatgCTCATCAAACTGACTATgtgcaattgcaagaacAAATCAACCAGTTGGagaatgaaattgaaacacaaaagaaacaattgAACATCTTGAATATCAACTATAATGACATCACGAGTCCCATTCGCTCAGAGTCCAGTGGACACATGAGAACACGCGAGAGTtttgaagacgaaatcGATATTGATGAGTATATAGCCAAGGAAGAGCAGGAGATAGAGGAGCTCGAAAACCAGCTAAATGAGAGACAGAAAATATAG
- a CDS encoding 60S ribosomal protein L30 (go_component ribosome~go_function structural constituent of ribosome~go_process protein biosynthesis) has product MAPKSKNQENINAKLGLVIKSGKYTLGYKSVVKSLRTGKAKLVIIAGNTPVLRKSELEYYAMLSKTPVYYFQGGNNELGTVCGKLFRVGTLSVLDAGDSDILTSIA; this is encoded by the exons ATG GCCCCAAAATCTAAGAACCAAGAAAACATTAACGCCAAGTTAGGTTTAGTTATCAAGTCTGGTAAGTACACCCTTGGTTACAAGTCCGTTGTCAAGTCCTTGAGAACTGGTAaggccaagttggtcaTCATTGCTGGTAACACTCCAGTTTTGAGAAAGTCTGAATTGGAATACTACGCCATGTTGTCCAAGACCCCAGTCTACTACTTCCAAGGTGGTAACAACGAATTGGGTACTGTCTGTGGTAAGTTGTTCAGAGTCGGTACCTTGTCTGTTTTGGACGCTGGTGACTCTGACATCCTTACTTCTATTGCTTAA